A single window of Leptolyngbya ohadii IS1 DNA harbors:
- a CDS encoding cation-translocating P-type ATPase, translated as MSAHSPNSAVTPAPENLAWQTIDSEKALWMLKSDRSQGLTPEQVNQNLQQYGTNELVETGGRSPLEILWDQFKNIMLIMLIAVAIISTILDVRESMMLGQFIFPKDAVAIFAVVLLNGLLGYLQESGAEKALAALKNMASSKVRLIRDGKPVEVESKELVPGDIMLLEAGVKVAADGRILEEANLQIREAALTGEAHAVEKQANVILPEDAPLGDRINLVYSGTEVVQGRATVLVTGTGMQTELGKIATALQNVETEPTPLQKRMTQLGNTLVTGSLILVAIVIIGGTLFNPSLFEELVKVSLSMAVAVVPEGLPAVITVTLALGTQRMVKRNALIRKLPAVETLGSVTTICSDKTGTLTQNKMVVQAVQTDRLGIRVTGEGYSPEGEFQIAEASQPITAANEPELRSLLMACVICNDAVLQKENGDWAILGDPTEGALLAVAGKGGLFKDQQDQALPRVGEHPFSSERKRMSVIVKDDSGNLGSSPFVMFTKGSPELVLERCTHIQQGNQATPITEQQRQRILEQNNQLASKGLRVLGFASKSLTELSENESDDQAETKLTWLGLIGMLDAPRPEVRDAVAKCRAAGIRPVMITGDHQLTAKAIAEDLGIASASDRCLTGQELQKLSQAELEAEVKEVSVYARVAPEHKLRIVQALQNQGHVVAMTGDGVNDAPALKQADIGVAMGITGTDVSKEASDMVLLDDNFATIVSAVEEGRTVYINIRRFIRYILGSNIGEVLTIAAAPLLGLGGVPLSPLQILWMNLVTDGVPALALAVEPGRPIVMKQPPKDPKESIFARGLGSYMIRIGIILAIITILMMVWAYGYTEQVQTELLVRDRWKTMVFTTLCLAQMGHALAIRSNTRLMVEVNQLSNPFLLLSIGITTVLQLLLIYVEPLRNFFNTHYLSGMELLICVGFSSLVFVWIELEKLFIRSVLARK; from the coding sequence ATGTCTGCCCATTCCCCGAATTCCGCAGTAACCCCAGCTCCCGAAAATCTTGCCTGGCAAACGATCGACTCAGAGAAAGCGCTCTGGATGCTTAAAAGCGATCGATCGCAGGGCTTAACGCCAGAGCAGGTCAACCAGAATCTTCAGCAGTACGGCACGAATGAACTGGTCGAAACGGGGGGACGATCGCCCCTGGAAATCCTGTGGGATCAGTTTAAGAACATCATGCTGATCATGCTGATCGCCGTGGCGATTATCTCCACGATTCTGGACGTGCGCGAGTCCATGATGCTGGGGCAGTTTATCTTCCCGAAGGATGCGGTGGCAATCTTTGCGGTGGTGCTGCTGAACGGTCTGCTGGGCTACCTCCAGGAAAGCGGGGCGGAGAAGGCACTGGCAGCCCTGAAGAATATGGCTTCGTCGAAGGTGCGGCTGATCCGGGACGGCAAACCCGTTGAGGTGGAATCGAAGGAACTTGTGCCGGGAGACATCATGCTGCTGGAGGCGGGTGTCAAGGTGGCAGCGGATGGACGGATTCTAGAGGAGGCAAACCTGCAAATTCGGGAGGCGGCACTCACCGGAGAGGCACACGCGGTTGAAAAGCAAGCCAATGTGATTCTGCCGGAGGACGCGCCTTTAGGCGATCGCATTAATCTCGTTTACTCTGGTACGGAAGTCGTGCAGGGACGGGCAACGGTGCTGGTGACGGGAACGGGAATGCAGACCGAACTCGGTAAGATTGCCACTGCGCTACAAAACGTGGAAACGGAACCCACGCCGCTGCAAAAGCGGATGACCCAGTTGGGCAATACCCTGGTCACAGGTTCGCTGATTCTGGTGGCGATCGTGATTATTGGCGGCACACTGTTTAATCCCTCGCTGTTCGAGGAGCTGGTGAAGGTGTCCCTGAGTATGGCGGTAGCGGTCGTACCGGAAGGTCTGCCTGCGGTGATTACCGTGACTCTGGCTCTGGGGACGCAGCGGATGGTGAAGCGCAATGCCCTGATCCGCAAACTGCCCGCCGTGGAAACCCTCGGCTCCGTCACCACCATCTGTTCCGATAAGACGGGAACCCTGACCCAAAACAAAATGGTCGTTCAGGCAGTCCAGACCGATCGCCTGGGCATCCGCGTTACCGGAGAAGGCTACAGCCCCGAAGGAGAATTTCAGATTGCAGAGGCTTCACAGCCCATTACCGCCGCCAATGAACCGGAACTGCGATCGCTCCTCATGGCTTGCGTGATCTGTAACGATGCCGTCCTACAAAAGGAAAATGGCGACTGGGCAATTCTGGGCGACCCCACGGAAGGCGCATTGCTGGCGGTGGCAGGGAAAGGCGGACTGTTCAAGGATCAACAGGATCAGGCGTTGCCGCGTGTAGGTGAGCATCCTTTCTCTTCTGAACGGAAGCGGATGAGCGTCATCGTGAAAGATGATTCCGGCAACCTGGGCAGCAGTCCGTTTGTGATGTTTACCAAAGGTTCTCCCGAACTGGTGCTGGAACGCTGTACCCACATCCAGCAGGGCAATCAGGCAACGCCGATTACCGAGCAGCAGCGGCAGCGTATCCTGGAGCAAAACAATCAGCTTGCCAGTAAGGGGTTGCGTGTCCTGGGATTTGCCAGCAAGAGCCTCACAGAACTCTCTGAGAACGAGTCGGACGATCAGGCGGAAACGAAGCTGACCTGGCTGGGACTGATCGGAATGCTCGATGCTCCCCGTCCGGAAGTGCGGGATGCGGTGGCGAAGTGTCGGGCGGCGGGAATTCGTCCCGTTATGATTACGGGCGATCACCAATTAACTGCAAAGGCGATCGCGGAAGACCTGGGCATTGCCTCTGCAAGCGATCGTTGCCTCACCGGACAGGAACTCCAGAAGCTTTCCCAGGCGGAACTGGAAGCAGAAGTGAAGGAAGTCAGCGTCTATGCTCGCGTTGCGCCGGAACACAAGCTGCGAATCGTGCAGGCACTCCAGAACCAGGGTCATGTGGTGGCAATGACGGGAGACGGCGTGAACGATGCTCCGGCTCTGAAGCAGGCGGATATTGGTGTAGCGATGGGCATCACCGGAACCGACGTGAGCAAGGAAGCCAGCGATATGGTGCTGCTGGACGACAACTTTGCCACGATCGTCTCTGCTGTGGAGGAAGGACGCACGGTTTACATCAACATTCGTCGCTTTATTCGCTATATTCTGGGCAGCAATATCGGGGAAGTGCTGACGATCGCCGCTGCGCCCCTACTCGGACTGGGCGGAGTGCCTCTCTCGCCGCTGCAAATCCTCTGGATGAACCTGGTAACGGACGGTGTACCTGCCCTCGCCCTCGCGGTGGAACCTGGTAGACCGATCGTGATGAAGCAACCGCCCAAAGACCCGAAGGAAAGCATTTTTGCCAGAGGCTTAGGCTCCTACATGATCCGCATCGGAATTATCCTGGCGATCATTACGATCCTGATGATGGTCTGGGCGTATGGCTACACCGAACAGGTGCAAACGGAACTGCTGGTGCGCGATCGCTGGAAGACAATGGTGTTTACTACGCTTTGTCTGGCGCAGATGGGTCACGCTTTGGCGATTCGTTCCAATACCCGCCTGATGGTGGAAGTAAATCAGCTCTCGAATCCCTTTTTGCTGCTGTCGATCGGGATTACCACCGTGCTGCAACTGCTGCTGATCTACGTAGAGCCG
- a CDS encoding esterase-like activity of phytase family protein, with product MFRSFCFPRLFAPLGIVLCTIVFLTGCSLSEISLPQIKAEDRLFLPLSLEYLGEYQLPKGEFEGTTVGGVSGIAYDRQQDRFYAVSDDRSERAPARFYTLKLDIQEADSSGEPSAIGIRSVEIEKVTTLKGEDGQPYTEGTIDLEGIALSPRRTLFVISEGVTQEGIPPFIDEFDLESGNWRRKLAVPKRFVPHEEDGQPAGVQNNRGFEALTVNASGAAPNSTEPYRLFTATEAAIVQDLAPKIESQIESTETNPATVQPLRFLHYLVSDELPTLLAEHLYLIDPPSGGATENGLVELVSLDQGGHFVSLERSFGVSVGVGAKLFQLAIGGATDTSGIPYLHGDVEGIVPISKRLLLDLNELDIPLDNVEGMAIGPQLPDGSQSLILVSDDNFNPLQVTQFLLFRLKG from the coding sequence ATGTTTCGTTCCTTTTGCTTTCCTCGGCTGTTTGCCCCGCTGGGTATCGTCCTTTGTACGATCGTCTTTCTCACAGGCTGTAGTCTTTCGGAGATTAGCCTGCCGCAGATTAAAGCGGAGGATCGGCTATTTCTGCCCCTGAGCCTGGAGTATCTGGGGGAATATCAGCTGCCCAAAGGAGAGTTTGAGGGAACGACGGTGGGCGGTGTATCGGGCATTGCCTACGATCGCCAGCAGGATCGCTTCTATGCAGTGTCAGACGATCGGAGTGAACGTGCCCCGGCGCGATTCTATACGCTGAAACTGGACATTCAGGAGGCAGATAGCTCAGGGGAACCTTCGGCGATCGGTATTCGATCAGTTGAGATTGAGAAGGTGACGACGCTAAAGGGAGAAGACGGTCAGCCCTACACCGAGGGAACGATCGATCTGGAAGGGATTGCCCTGTCCCCGCGGCGGACGCTATTTGTTATTAGTGAAGGTGTCACCCAGGAAGGCATTCCGCCCTTTATCGATGAATTTGACCTGGAAAGCGGCAACTGGCGCAGGAAACTTGCTGTGCCGAAGCGGTTTGTGCCCCACGAGGAAGACGGACAGCCCGCCGGAGTTCAAAACAACCGCGGCTTTGAAGCCCTCACGGTGAATGCCAGCGGTGCGGCTCCCAATTCAACAGAACCCTATCGTTTGTTTACCGCCACGGAAGCAGCGATCGTCCAGGATCTCGCCCCAAAAATCGAATCCCAAATTGAATCCACTGAAACGAATCCGGCAACTGTCCAGCCCCTTCGCTTCTTGCATTACCTCGTTAGCGACGAATTACCGACTTTGCTAGCAGAACACCTCTATCTGATTGATCCACCGAGCGGCGGTGCAACGGAAAACGGACTGGTGGAACTGGTGAGCCTGGATCAGGGCGGACATTTTGTGAGTCTGGAGCGATCGTTTGGCGTATCAGTCGGTGTGGGTGCAAAGCTGTTTCAACTGGCGATCGGCGGCGCAACGGATACGTCAGGTATTCCCTACCTGCATGGGGATGTCGAGGGAATTGTACCGATTTCTAAGCGGCTGTTACTGGATCTAAATGAGTTAGATATTCCGCTGGACAACGTGGAGGGTATGGCGATCGGACCGCAGCTCCCGGATGGTTCGCAAAGTCTGATCTTGGTCAGCGATGATAACTTTAATCCGCTGCAAGTGACTCAGTTTCTGCTGTTTCGCCTGAAGGGGTAG
- a CDS encoding ribonuclease H-like domain-containing protein: MAFKEFQVCDRDISDEILAGYLESDRLAVDTETMGLLPIRDRLCVVQLCDPQGRVTVLRIQQGQKEAPNLKRLLEAEQVLKAFHFARFDLATIRYHLGIQVNPVFCTKIGSKLARTYAPRHGLKDVVMELERVELDKSAQSSDWGNAANLSDDQLSYAANDVRYLLGVQEKLKGMLQREGRWELAQDCFRCLPTIVSLDLLQYQNIFEH, translated from the coding sequence ATGGCATTTAAGGAGTTTCAGGTCTGCGATCGCGATATCTCAGACGAGATTTTGGCGGGCTATCTAGAGTCCGATCGGTTGGCGGTGGATACGGAAACGATGGGTTTGCTGCCAATACGCGATCGGCTTTGTGTGGTGCAGCTATGCGACCCGCAGGGACGAGTAACGGTGCTGCGAATTCAGCAGGGACAAAAGGAAGCCCCGAATTTAAAGCGGCTCTTAGAGGCGGAACAGGTGTTAAAGGCGTTTCACTTCGCTCGTTTTGACCTGGCAACGATTCGCTACCATCTGGGAATTCAGGTGAATCCGGTGTTCTGCACTAAGATCGGCAGTAAGCTGGCTCGCACCTACGCCCCCCGTCATGGGCTGAAGGATGTGGTGATGGAACTGGAGCGGGTGGAACTGGATAAATCGGCGCAGAGTTCGGATTGGGGCAACGCAGCGAATCTCTCGGATGATCAGTTGAGCTATGCCGCGAATGATGTGCGCTACCTGCTGGGGGTTCAGGAGAAGCTCAAAGGGATGCTTCAGCGGGAGGGACGCTGGGAACTGGCGCAGGATTGTTTTCGGTGTTTGCCGACGATCGTTTCTCTAGATTTATTGCAGTATCAGAATATTTTTGAGCATTAA
- the trpB gene encoding tryptophan synthase subunit beta, with protein MTYTPVPPSQSLDLAQRPDNLGRFGKFGGKYVPETLMPALSELEAAFYQYRNDPEFQAEFQALLKDYVGRATPLYFAERLTQHYARPDGTGAQIYLKREDLNHTGAHKINNALGQVLLAKRMGKQRIIAETGAGQHGVATATVCARFGLDCIIYMGVHDMERQALNVFRMRLMGAEVRPVESGTGTLKDATSEAIRDWVTNVETTHYILGSVAGPHPYPMIVRDFQAVIGQETRQQCLEKWGGLPDILLACVGGGSNAMGLFHEFVNEPSVRLIGIEAGGEGVESEKHAATLTRGRVGVLHGAMSYLLQDEDGQVVEPYSISAGLDYPGVGPEHSFLKDAGRAEYFSISDQEALEGLKLLSCLEGIIPALETAHAIAFLDKFCPQLEGSPRIVINCSGRGDKDMQNVAKYLNLA; from the coding sequence GTGACCTACACCCCCGTTCCCCCCTCCCAGTCCCTCGATCTCGCACAACGCCCGGATAATCTGGGTCGCTTTGGTAAGTTTGGCGGCAAATACGTGCCGGAAACCCTGATGCCTGCCCTCAGCGAACTGGAAGCAGCATTCTATCAGTACCGCAACGATCCGGAGTTCCAGGCAGAGTTTCAGGCATTGCTGAAGGACTATGTGGGCAGAGCCACGCCGCTCTACTTCGCGGAACGGTTGACCCAGCACTACGCCAGACCGGATGGCACAGGCGCACAGATTTACCTGAAGCGGGAAGACCTGAACCACACCGGGGCACACAAAATTAACAACGCGCTGGGTCAGGTATTGCTGGCAAAGCGGATGGGCAAGCAGCGCATTATTGCGGAAACGGGAGCCGGACAGCACGGAGTCGCCACGGCAACGGTCTGCGCTCGGTTTGGGCTGGACTGCATCATTTACATGGGCGTGCATGACATGGAACGGCAGGCGCTCAATGTGTTTCGGATGCGGCTAATGGGAGCAGAGGTGCGTCCGGTGGAATCGGGGACGGGAACCCTGAAGGATGCCACATCTGAAGCGATTCGGGACTGGGTGACGAACGTGGAAACGACCCACTACATCCTGGGATCGGTGGCGGGTCCGCATCCCTATCCGATGATTGTGCGGGACTTCCAGGCGGTGATCGGGCAGGAAACGCGGCAGCAGTGCCTTGAGAAGTGGGGTGGTCTGCCAGATATTCTGCTGGCTTGTGTGGGCGGCGGCTCGAACGCGATGGGGCTGTTCCATGAGTTTGTAAATGAACCCTCGGTGCGGCTGATTGGGATTGAGGCAGGCGGGGAAGGCGTGGAGTCTGAAAAACACGCGGCAACCCTGACACGCGGCAGAGTGGGTGTCCTGCATGGGGCGATGAGCTATCTGCTGCAAGACGAAGATGGTCAGGTCGTAGAACCCTATTCGATCAGTGCCGGACTGGACTATCCGGGCGTGGGACCGGAACACAGCTTCCTCAAGGATGCCGGACGCGCTGAGTATTTCAGCATTTCGGATCAGGAGGCTCTAGAGGGTCTGAAATTGCTGTCCTGTCTGGAGGGCATTATTCCGGCGCTAGAAACCGCTCACGCGATCGCCTTCCTGGACAAGTTCTGTCCGCAGCTTGAGGGCAGTCCCCGGATTGTAATTAACTGCTCTGGACGGGGCGATAAGGATATGCAGAACGTCGCCAAATATCTGAATCTCGCGTAG
- a CDS encoding translation initiation factor: MSSNKRKDSSSNKPATNRVVYSEFGNSSFGNPNSNAFERPVQELPPNQQNIRVQATRKGKGGKTVTVISGFQAKPETLADLLKKLKTQCGTGGTLKDNELEIQGDHTQKLVELLTQMGYKAKKSGGK; this comes from the coding sequence ATGTCATCCAACAAACGTAAAGATTCGTCCAGCAATAAACCTGCCACCAATCGCGTCGTCTACTCAGAATTCGGCAACTCTAGTTTTGGCAACCCTAACAGCAATGCCTTCGAGCGTCCCGTGCAGGAACTCCCGCCCAACCAGCAAAACATCCGCGTCCAGGCAACCCGCAAGGGTAAGGGCGGCAAAACCGTCACCGTGATCAGCGGCTTCCAGGCTAAACCCGAAACGCTGGCGGATCTGCTGAAGAAGCTCAAAACCCAGTGCGGCACGGGCGGCACGCTGAAGGACAACGAACTAGAAATTCAGGGCGATCACACCCAAAAGCTTGTGGAACTCCTGACTCAGATGGGCTACAAGGCAAAGAAAAGCGGCGGCAAGTAA
- a CDS encoding Uma2 family endonuclease has translation MSQLTTPLTLEAFLTLPETKPASEFINGAIVQKPMPQGEHSRLQGKLCAEINRVAEPKKLACAFPELRCVFGGDAIVPDIAIFQWERIPRTASGRIANRFDSSPDWAIEILSPEQSQNKVLGKLLHCSQSGTELGWMVDPEDESVLIVFPEQRVQLLKGDRSLPVLSQIELSLTANQVFGWLAID, from the coding sequence ATGAGCCAACTCACGACGCCCCTAACCCTGGAAGCCTTCCTGACCCTACCCGAAACCAAACCTGCTTCAGAATTCATCAACGGGGCGATCGTCCAAAAGCCCATGCCGCAGGGAGAACACAGCCGCCTTCAGGGAAAACTTTGCGCGGAGATCAATCGGGTGGCAGAACCGAAAAAACTTGCCTGTGCTTTTCCAGAGTTGCGCTGTGTGTTTGGGGGAGATGCGATCGTCCCTGATATTGCCATCTTTCAGTGGGAGCGGATTCCTCGTACAGCATCGGGTCGGATTGCGAATCGATTTGATAGTTCTCCAGATTGGGCAATCGAAATCCTATCGCCGGAGCAGAGCCAGAATAAGGTTCTGGGTAAACTGCTGCACTGTTCCCAGTCTGGAACCGAGTTAGGTTGGATGGTCGATCCAGAAGATGAAAGCGTTTTGATCGTCTTTCCGGAGCAGCGGGTTCAGCTATTAAAGGGCGATCGTTCCCTGCCTGTCCTCAGTCAGATCGAGTTAAGCCTGACAGCAAATCAGGTCTTTGGCTGGTTAGCGATCGATTAA
- a CDS encoding glutathione S-transferase family protein — MIKLFYAPGTCAIAPHIVLEWIGQPYDLQKVKPRDPEYMKLNPLGQVPAMIDGDSGVMNQADALLKYLTHKYPEAQLGDNGTLQDAYELDRWLAFFTGDVHPAFYPFFAPQRYAPDDSPETQSQVKEKALALIDRVFKHLDAHLEGKDHLVGDRRTIADAYAFAMIRWGNLLPNRLTEYPNLARFYETMRQDEAVQRAMAQQGIKF, encoded by the coding sequence ATGATCAAACTCTTTTACGCGCCCGGAACCTGTGCGATCGCGCCCCATATCGTCCTTGAGTGGATCGGTCAACCCTACGACCTCCAAAAGGTCAAGCCGCGTGACCCCGAATACATGAAGCTCAACCCGCTCGGACAGGTTCCCGCGATGATCGATGGCGATAGCGGCGTGATGAACCAGGCGGATGCACTGCTCAAATATCTGACGCACAAATATCCAGAGGCACAACTGGGCGACAATGGCACGCTTCAGGATGCCTACGAACTCGATCGCTGGCTTGCCTTTTTTACAGGCGATGTCCACCCTGCTTTCTATCCCTTTTTTGCCCCTCAGCGGTACGCCCCTGACGACAGCCCGGAAACCCAGAGCCAGGTGAAGGAAAAGGCGCTAGCCCTGATCGATCGCGTCTTCAAACACCTCGATGCCCATCTGGAAGGCAAGGATCATCTGGTGGGCGATCGGCGTACCATTGCGGATGCCTATGCCTTTGCAATGATTCGCTGGGGCAACCTGTTGCCCAACCGTTTGACTGAGTATCCCAATCTGGCGCGGTTTTATGAAACAATGCGTCAAGATGAGGCGGTACAGCGGGCAATGGCACAGCAGGGGATTAAATTTTAA
- a CDS encoding YqaE/Pmp3 family membrane protein has translation MNLVRIICAILLPPLGVFLTVGLGSAFWINILLTLLGYIPGIVHAIWVIAKNDGKRSVY, from the coding sequence ATGAATCTCGTTCGCATTATCTGTGCCATTCTGCTGCCGCCGCTGGGCGTATTCCTCACTGTGGGACTGGGCAGCGCCTTCTGGATTAACATTCTGCTGACTCTGCTGGGCTACATTCCCGGTATCGTTCATGCCATCTGGGTGATCGCGAAAAACGACGGCAAGCGATCGGTTTACTAA
- a CDS encoding ABC1 kinase family protein translates to MSGVSAETELSKFSGYFSSGYNSSDNFSGKKDLAKAMTAILPSGIREREIIEVFIRHGWDYMRQVLTLGKGGEPDIPAPEVLCNILTDLGPVYVKLGQLLSTRPDLLSPRYIEALSQLQSNVPPVPWDDIEIVLRQSLPQPLEELFESVSFNAIAAGSIAQTHKAMLKNGQSVAIKIQRPGIEAVVARDIAVFRRIAALLSTTDFGKRYNITDLAEEFSKSLQNELDFTQEATYTDDLRRNLSKSRWFDPEKIVVPKVYHELTSKRIMVLEWLNGVPILQAKLKGIGYNGDAEAERHAFTTTVFRSFLQQYLVDGFFHADPHPGNLFYLDDGRAGILDCGMMGSLNPRMQSLMVELVLAIMDLDPDRCAQISLQLADPMDQTQPINLAKLQQDYDRLLRQYYSLSLENLNVGEAFGQILEAARLNNLRWPSNVGLLTKSIANLEGAGRKFDDRINLMEEVRPLMADLFRRQLVGNDPLQSALRTALEFKQLSLESPRQVAFLLNRLTSETLKLNLSIQDLNALRRTIDESANRRSFSTVVGALIIGAAIVATGQQTPQLQLLSNIFFAAASLLGLWLLVIVMRSGRFE, encoded by the coding sequence ATGTCCGGTGTATCCGCTGAAACGGAACTCAGCAAGTTCTCTGGCTACTTTTCTTCTGGCTACAACTCTAGCGATAACTTCTCTGGCAAAAAGGATCTGGCTAAAGCTATGACCGCTATCCTGCCTTCTGGTATCCGCGAACGCGAAATTATCGAAGTCTTTATCCGCCACGGATGGGACTACATGCGCCAGGTACTCACCCTGGGCAAAGGCGGCGAACCGGATATTCCCGCACCAGAAGTCCTGTGCAACATTCTCACCGATCTGGGTCCGGTCTACGTTAAGCTGGGACAGCTCCTCAGCACCCGCCCCGATCTGCTATCGCCCCGCTACATTGAGGCATTAAGCCAGCTTCAGTCCAACGTGCCGCCCGTACCCTGGGATGATATCGAGATTGTGCTGCGCCAGTCCCTCCCTCAGCCGCTAGAAGAACTGTTTGAGTCGGTTAGCTTTAACGCGATCGCTGCTGGATCGATCGCCCAGACCCACAAAGCCATGCTGAAAAACGGACAATCCGTTGCAATCAAAATTCAGCGTCCCGGTATCGAGGCTGTGGTTGCCAGGGATATTGCGGTATTTCGGCGGATTGCTGCTCTGCTCTCCACCACGGATTTCGGGAAGCGCTACAACATCACCGATCTAGCGGAGGAGTTCAGCAAGTCGCTGCAAAACGAGCTTGACTTTACCCAGGAAGCCACCTACACCGACGATCTGCGCCGCAATTTGTCCAAGAGCCGCTGGTTTGACCCTGAAAAGATTGTTGTGCCAAAGGTCTACCACGAACTGACCAGCAAGCGAATTATGGTGCTGGAATGGTTGAACGGTGTACCCATCCTACAGGCGAAGCTAAAGGGCATTGGCTATAACGGCGATGCCGAAGCAGAACGTCATGCCTTCACGACCACCGTGTTTCGCTCATTTTTGCAGCAGTATCTCGTAGACGGCTTCTTTCACGCCGATCCCCATCCGGGCAACCTGTTTTACCTGGACGATGGCAGAGCTGGAATTCTGGACTGCGGCATGATGGGCAGTTTGAACCCCCGGATGCAGTCGCTCATGGTGGAACTGGTGCTGGCAATCATGGACCTCGACCCCGATCGCTGTGCCCAGATTTCTCTCCAGCTTGCCGACCCGATGGATCAGACCCAGCCGATTAATTTGGCAAAGCTTCAGCAGGACTACGATCGCCTGTTGCGGCAATACTACAGCCTCAGTCTGGAAAACCTGAACGTGGGTGAAGCCTTTGGGCAAATCCTGGAAGCCGCTCGTTTGAATAATTTGCGCTGGCCCAGCAACGTGGGTTTGCTAACCAAATCAATTGCAAACCTGGAAGGAGCGGGGCGTAAATTTGACGATCGGATTAACCTGATGGAGGAAGTGCGTCCGCTGATGGCGGATCTGTTTCGGCGACAGTTGGTGGGCAACGACCCCTTGCAGTCTGCCCTGCGAACCGCCCTGGAATTTAAGCAGCTTTCCCTCGAATCGCCGCGTCAGGTGGCATTTCTGCTGAATCGCCTCACCTCCGAAACCCTGAAGCTCAACCTTTCCATCCAGGATCTCAATGCGCTGCGCCGCACGATCGATGAGTCTGCCAACCGCCGATCGTTCAGTACCGTTGTGGGTGCCCTAATTATCGGAGCCGCGATCGTTGCAACTGGACAGCAAACACCCCAGCTTCAGTTGCTCAGCAATATCTTTTTCGCCGCTGCCAGTCTGCTCGGTTTGTGGCTGCTAGTGATCGTGATGCGCTCAGGGCGGTTTGAGTAG